Within the Thermocladium sp. ECH_B genome, the region TGTGGTCCTTTATCCATAACTTAAACATCGGCATCATGGCTGTCTCGCTGGTGGGCCTCAGGATGAGCCTTTCAGGATCCTTGCCGCCTTTAGATACCCAAAAAACCTCCTCCTCGAACCCCCTTATATGCTCGCTCTCCTTGCTGAAGTACTCGAGCGGTATAAATACTGGGAATAGGACCTCGCCGTGGCCGGTTCCATCATGGAGCTCCCGAATTATGTTCTCTACCCTCCGCCTTATTTGTAAACCATAGGGCCTCCATATATATGCGCCCTTGACGGGATATCTATATTCATATAGCTCGGCGTCCATTATTATTTTATTGAACCATTCAATGAAGTTCCTCACTTTCTCTTTCTTGCGTTCCCTCTTTTCCCTAACTATTCGTGCCTGGAACTCGGCAATAGGAATCCCCATTGCCTGAGGCTTCACGGCTTTTTAAACCTTAACTCTGAAAACTTGTAGCCGTCGGAGCGATAATGTTAAAAACCTTAGTTGGATCCAATAGCGATGAGCTTTCTATAACGATATAGTTAAGGAGATGTTGGAGGTATCCAGGCGTTGGCAGAATGAGTGGTACTCGAAGGGGGTGTTTAATGGCGACGTCAAGGAGGGCGCTCCCAAGTACTTCATCACCGTTCCGTATCCCTATGTGCAGGGTCCTCCACATATTGGACATGGTCGCACGTTCACGATAAGTGACATAATTGCTCGCCTAAAGAGGATGCAGGGCTATAATGTGTTGTTTCCAATAGCGTGGCATATAACGGGCACTCCAATTCAATCAGTGGCGGATAGGTTAAGCAAGGGAGACGCGGAGTTAAGGGACCTCTATGAGTGGTATGTTGGGATTTATATAAAGGACAAGGGAGAAATAAGTAGAATTATCGAGTCATTCAAGGATCCATGGAATATAGCGAAATTCTTTGCCAGCCATTATGAGGAGGATTTAAAGTTGATAGGGCCATCAATGGACTTCACGCGTCAATTCACCACGGGTGATCCCGAGTATAGTTCATTCATTATTTGGCAGTACTATAAGCTACGGGACAATGGATTCATAACTAGGGGGAAGCATGTAGTTCTCTTTTCCCCAGCGGAGGGCCAAGCAGTTGGCGAGCACGATATAAAGGGCGGCGACGAGATCAACATAGAGATACTTGAGTTTAACTTAGTTAAGTTTAGGTTGAGTGATGGAAAATATTTGGTGGCCGCCACGTTCAGGCCCGAAACAATATTTGGCGCGACCAATGTATGGATAAATCCAGACGCCACTTATGTGGAGGCCCAGGTGGGTGGGGAAACTTGGATAATATCCAAGCAAGCTGCGTGGAAGCTATCATTTCAAGATAAGGAGGTTAAGGTGATTAGGGAACTCAGGGGGAGGGAATTACTTGGGGCGCGCGTCATTAATCCAGTGACCGAATCATGGTTACCTGTTTTGCCGGCCAGCTTCGTGGATGATGATACAGGCACTGGAGTTGTGTATAGTGTCCCCGCTCATGCTCCCTATGATTACATTGCCTTAGTGGAGCTAGCTAGCGGCGATAATGAGTTCAGCGGCGTTGCTAGAGGCATTTCCCCAATTGGGATAATAAGGGTTGAGGGTTACGGTGAGTGGCCTGCCGCTGATATAGTTAAGCGAATGGGAATAAAGAGTCAATTAGAGAAGGATAAGCTTAACGAGGCAACCAAGATTATCTATAGGGATGAGTATTATTCTGGGGTGATGAGGGATAATACTTCGCTCGCGGGGGTAAGGGTTTCTGAGGCTAAGGAGAAGGCAATTCAATTATTAAAAGGCAAGAATGCTTGGGACATCATGTATGAGACGGAGCCCAGGCTAATACTTACGAGGGGCGGCAATAGGGTCATAGTTGCAGTGATACGGGATCAATGGTTCCTTAATTACGGCCATCCAGAGTGGAAACCAAAAATATGGGAGGCATTTAACTCCATGAGGATAATGCCGGAGTCTTACCGGATTAACTTCGAGTCAACCATTAATTGGCTGAATATGAGGCCATGCGCCAGGAAGAGGGGCCTCGGCACTCGCCTTCCCTGGGATAATGAGTGGGTAATAGAGGCCCTGAGCGACTCGACCATATACATGGCATTCTATACGATTGCTAGGTATGTGAAGAGCAGCGATGCGTCTAAGGTGCTCAGCGAATTGACCTCCAAAGTGATTCAGAGTAATGGCACGGATGAGGATGCCCTTAACAAGCTTCTCTCGTTCTATGATTATGTATTCCTGGGTAAAGGCAAGCCATTAATATTAAGCGAAGTGGCGGAGAAGGCCCGTAGGGAATTCATGTACTGGTACCCAGTTGATCAGAGGCACAGCGGCATAGATTTGATAGGCAATCACTTGAGCTTCTTCATAGCTCACCATGCGGCCATATTCCCACGCGATATGTGGCCTAAATCCATTACCCTGAATAATTTCCTAATACGTAATGGGCAGAAAATGTCGCGGTCCCTTGGGAATGTCTTACCGCTTAGGGAAGCGGTCAGTAATTACCCGCCAGACATGGTTAGGCTCTATATGGCTTATGAGGCGGATCTGGAGAATCTACTTGATTGGAAGGATAATGAAGTGGATGTAGTGCTTTCCAGGTTAGTGGATTTCTGGAGACTGGCAAATGAGATAATAACGATGGGAAAAGCATCGCTGCCCACCAATGAATTAACACTTCCAAGTAAGTGGTTGTTGGGCAAGATCGATAGGCTACTCATTACTGCACCT harbors:
- a CDS encoding leucine--tRNA ligase, with amino-acid sequence MLEVSRRWQNEWYSKGVFNGDVKEGAPKYFITVPYPYVQGPPHIGHGRTFTISDIIARLKRMQGYNVLFPIAWHITGTPIQSVADRLSKGDAELRDLYEWYVGIYIKDKGEISRIIESFKDPWNIAKFFASHYEEDLKLIGPSMDFTRQFTTGDPEYSSFIIWQYYKLRDNGFITRGKHVVLFSPAEGQAVGEHDIKGGDEINIEILEFNLVKFRLSDGKYLVAATFRPETIFGATNVWINPDATYVEAQVGGETWIISKQAAWKLSFQDKEVKVIRELRGRELLGARVINPVTESWLPVLPASFVDDDTGTGVVYSVPAHAPYDYIALVELASGDNEFSGVARGISPIGIIRVEGYGEWPAADIVKRMGIKSQLEKDKLNEATKIIYRDEYYSGVMRDNTSLAGVRVSEAKEKAIQLLKGKNAWDIMYETEPRLILTRGGNRVIVAVIRDQWFLNYGHPEWKPKIWEAFNSMRIMPESYRINFESTINWLNMRPCARKRGLGTRLPWDNEWVIEALSDSTIYMAFYTIARYVKSSDASKVLSELTSKVIQSNGTDEDALNKLLSFYDYVFLGKGKPLILSEVAEKARREFMYWYPVDQRHSGIDLIGNHLSFFIAHHAAIFPRDMWPKSITLNNFLIRNGQKMSRSLGNVLPLREAVSNYPPDMVRLYMAYEADLENLLDWKDNEVDVVLSRLVDFWRLANEIITMGKASLPTNELTLPSKWLLGKIDRLLITAPKLIESMSIRKYVLESFFNLLSSAEIYMDVKDSLPEFRSVLWEFLGKWLILLSPLMPHITEELWHRMGNSSLISLEKWITPAKEPSDEVDNAVDVVFRTIEDVRELLRLRKEAKLAHIYVGPSSELYELVSFIAVKMEEKKDMGSIIKEASSNPRFNNIKSRIPDVAKRVFNGQIPRNIVSREMELNAFKYFGPVMEKKLGIKIMIHDALNPGQDPANKAKSAMPGRPAIYIE